A genomic stretch from Arachis stenosperma cultivar V10309 chromosome 3, arast.V10309.gnm1.PFL2, whole genome shotgun sequence includes:
- the LOC130967044 gene encoding uncharacterized protein LOC130967044, which produces MVNYQKYWVNFDRRTPEFRKCLDKLFLDIAFSQPGVKNQIRCPCPKCNNFMFKFRNEVHHHVRQWGIVTSYKTWVHHGEILQDTSTIDVSDLNEIDCERENDSATYEMLYNIFRGETLGETLRDFATNVDENIEEEPHQGAKRFQRLMRDYEQSLYPDSGISRLSFIVKLFQMKCHYGWSNNSVDALLLFLKSIFSKENSCPTSFYDVRKVIRDLGLDYEKIDACVNDCILFRGQTYAGLNECPKCKQSRWVKGKGNEKDNLRKKVPQKILRYFPLKPRLQRIFMCEETALAIRWHKEKRLDDGVLKHPADSMAWKTFDKEHEWFARDARNIRLGVASDGFNPFGNMNISYSTWPVVLIPYNYPPWMVLKHSNWMLSLLIPGPKSPGNSIDVYLEPLIEELKELWEGGVETFDVVQKQNFKLSAAVLWTINDYPAYAMLSGWSTKGALACAFCHRKN; this is translated from the coding sequence ATGGTCAATTACCAGAAATATTGGGTTAATTTTGATAGGCGTACTCCTGAGTTTAGGAAGTGCCTCgataaattatttttggatattgcCTTCTCTCAACCCGGTGTGAAAAATCAAATACGTTGTCCTTGTCCCAAATGCAACAATTTTATGTTCAAATTTAGAAATGAAGTTCATCATCATGTGCGCCAATGGGGGATAGTGACCTCTTATAAAACATGGGTGCATCATGGTGAGATACTTCAagatacatccactatagatgTGTCTGATCTAAATGAAATTGATTGTGAAAGGGAGAATGATTCTGCTACTTATGAGATGTTGTATAACATCTTTAGAGGAGAAACACTAGGGGAGACGCTGAGAGATTTCGCTACCAACGTAGATGAAAATATAGAAGAAGAACCTCATCAGGGGGCAAAGAGGTTCCAGAGGCTAATGAGGGATTATGAGCAAAGCCTTTATCCGGACAGTGGGATATCAAGGTTATCTTTCATTGTCAAGTTGTTTCAAATGAAATGTCACTATGGATGGAGCAATAATTCAGTTGATGCTTTGTTGCTCTTtctaaaaagcatattttcaaaGGAAAATTCTTGTCCAACTTCATTTTATGACGTTCGAAAAGTGATTCGAGATTTGGGATTAGATTACGAGAAGATAGATGCTTGTGTGAATGACTGCATTTTGTTTCGGGGGCAAACATACGCTGGTCTTAATGAATGTCCAAAGTGTAAGCAATCTAGATGGGTGAAGGGGAAGGGGAATGAAAAGGATAACCTACGGAAGAAGGTACCCCAGAAGATACTAAGATACTTTCCGTTAAAACCTAGGCTTCAAAGGATCTTCATGTGTGAAGAAACAGCGCTAGCAATAAGGTGGCACAAAGAGAAACGACTTGACGATGGAGTCCTAAAACACCCAGCAGATTCGATGGCGTGGAAGACATTTGATAAGGAGCACGAATGGTTTGCACGTGATGCTAGAAATATCAGGCTTGGAGTTGCTAGTGATGGATTCAATCCGTTTGGCAATATGAACATTTCCTATAGTACTTGGCCAGTTGTTCTCATTCCATATAACTATCCTCCTTGGATGGTTTTGAAACATTCAAATTGGATGTTATCTCTACTTATTCCAGGCCCTAAATCCCCTGGCAATTCTATTGATGTATACTTAGAACCGTTAATTGAAGAGTTGAAAGAATTGTGGGAAGGGGGTGTTGAAACATTTGACGTGGTTCAAAAACAGAACTTTAAGTTGTCTGCTGCAGTTTTATGGACAATAAATGATTATCCAGCCTATGCCATGTTATCAGGTTGGAGCACTAAAGGTGCACTTGCATGTGCGTTTTGCCACAGGAAAAACTAG